CGGTGCACGTCATGGGCGGTTTCTCGCAAATTCCACGCGAAAGGCCCGGCCCTGCCGTTTCCGACGGTCCCGGATGAGGCCCCTCTGGGTCAGCCGCACCGGACACCGCTCGGCCCGCCTGGCGGGCACCGTCGCTACTTCCTTAGTATCGAAGGGCGGCAGGCCGGTCAAACCGGATTGCGGCACGCAGGACACAGGATGCGGCAGGCCTTGCTTTTGACGCGCAGTCTGACAGAAGTGCGCCCATTGCCTTCCTCTCGCTCTCCCGAGTTCCGCCGTGGCCGATATCGCCCTTCACATCCTCGTCTTCCTGTTCATCGCCGCCTTCATCGCTGGTTTCATCGATTCCATCGCGGGCGGCGGCGGCATGATCACCATTCCCGCCATGCTGCTCGCCGGCATTCCGCCGCTGCACACGCTCGGCACCAACAAGCTGCAATCCCTGTTCGGCGCAGGTTCGGCGACGATCGCCTATGCACGCGCGGGCCATGTGCAGCTTCGCGAGCAATTGCCGATGGCCGCGCTTTCGGCGCTCGGCGGGGCCTTGGGCGCCTTGCTGGCGACGGTGGTCCCGGGCGACGTGCTGAAAACCTTCATGCCCTTCCTGCTGGTGGCCATCGCCGTCTATTTCGGGCTGAAGCCGAATATCGGCGACGTCGACAGGCACCGGCGCATGAGCGTCTTCCTCTTCACCTTCACCATCGTGCCGCTGATCGGCTTTTACGACGGCGTCTTCGGTCCAGGCACCGGCTCGTTCTTCATGCTGGCCTTCGTCACGCTCGCCGGTTTCGGCGTGCTGAAGGCGACGGCGCATACCAAGCTGCTGAACTTCGGCTCCAATGTCGGCGCCTTCGCCGTCTTCGTCTCCTACGGCGTCGTCCTGTGGAAGGTCGGCCTCGTCATGGGGGCCGGGCAGTTCCTCGGCGCGCAGGCCGGCTCGCGCGTGGCGATGAAGGCAGGCGTCAAGATCATCAAGCCGCTGCTCGTCTTCACCTCCATCGCGCTCGCCATCCGCCTGATGGCCGATCCGAGCCATCCGATCCGGGTCTGGCTCGGCTGGTAGGGCTGCGTAGCCCTCAGTATTCCACGCCCTGCTGCGCCTTGATGCCCGAGCGGAACGGATGCTTCAAAAGCTCCATCTCGGTCGCGAGGTCGGCGATCTCGATCAGTTCCTCCTTGGCGTTGCGGCCCGTCAGCACGACATGGGTCATGTAGGGCTTCTCGGTCTTCAGGAAGTCGATGACCTCGTTGACGTCGATATAGTCGTAGCGCAGCGCGATATTGATCTCGTCGAGCAGCACCATGGAGTTGCGCTCGTCGCGGATGAGATCCTTGGCCTTTTCCCAGGCCTTCTGCGCCATCGCCACGTCGCGGGCGCGGTCCTGGGTTTCCCAGGTGAAGCCCTCTCCGAGCGTGAAGAACTGGCAGAGATCGGAGAAATGCGCCTCGATGAGATCGCGCTCGCCCGTCACCATCGCCCCCTTGATGAACTGCACGACGGCGCAGGGCTTCTTGTGGGCGATGTGGCGGAAGATCATGCCGAAACCGGCGGTCGACTTGCCCTTGCCCTTGCCGGTATGGACGATGACAAGACCCTTCTCGTCCGTCTTCGTCGCCATGATCTTCTCGCGCGCCTGCTTTTTCTTCGCCATCTTCTCCGAATGGCGGGCAAGCTCGGCTTCGCTCATGCCGGCGGTTTCGTCGTGGTTGTCGCTCATCTGTCTTCCCTTCCCTCTCAGGACGCCCTGCGGGCGCCCAGCATATCCAGTTCGAAGCGCGCCGAATTGGAGCGCGGCGTCCACAGGCCCCGGTCTATCGCCTCGGCGAAGCGCGCCGCCATCTCGGCAAGCGCCGCCGAGTTCTTGCCGGCGAGAAATTCGCGCACGCGCTCGTCCAGCACATAGGCCTGGTAGGCGGCCTCGAAATGATGGTCCTTCACCGCGCCCGTGGTGGCAGCGAAGGCGAACATGAAATCGACCGTCGCGGCGATCTCGAAGGCGCCCTTGTAGCCGTGGCGCATGACGCCGTCGATCCATTTGGGATTGACGACACGGGCGCGCACGACACGGCCGATCTCGTCCTCCAGCGTGCGCACGACGGGCTTTTCCGGCCGTGACAGGTCGTTGTGGTAGATGACCGGCTGCCTGCCGGAAAGGTGCTCGGCGGCGGCGGCCATGCCGCCCTCGAACTGGTAATATTCGTCGCTGTCGAGCAGGTCGTGCTCGCGGCTGTCCTGGTTCTGGATGACGGCCTGAAGGCTCCTCATGCGCGCCTCCAGCCGTTCGCGCATCGGCACGCCTTCTCCGTCCGCGTCGTAGGCATGCGCGCCCCAGGCAAGCCAGGCCTTGGCGAAGTCATCCCGCGTGCTCCACAGTCCCTCGTCCATCATCGTCTGGAGGCCCGCGCCATAGCCGCCGGATTTTGCGCCGAAGATGCGGAAGCCGGCCTCTTTCGCCGCCTCGTCCCTGGAAACGCCCTGCGCCGCCAGCGCCGCCGCCTCGGCACGCATGCGCGCGGCGATGGGATTGTCCGCATCGTCCTCGTCCAGCGCCCCGACGGCGCGCACGGCGCGGTCGAAGAGCGCGATCTGTTCCGGGAAGGCGTCGCGGAAGAAGCCGGAAATCCTGAGCGTCACGTCGACGCGCGGATGGCGGAGCATGGCGGGCGGGATGATCTCGAAGCCGGTGACCCGGCGGGACGCCATGTCCCAGGTCGGTTTGACGCCGATCAGCGCCATGGCCTGCGCGATGTCGTCGCCACCGGTGCGCATGTTGGAGGTGCCCCAGGCGGTGATGCCGAAGGAGGTCGGCCACTCGCCATGGTCCTGCGCATAGCGGGTGACGATGAGTTCGGCGGATTTCCTGCCGAGTTCCCAGGCGGCGGGCGTCGGCACGGCGCGGCTGTCGACGGAATAGAAGTTGCGCCCCGTCGGCAGCACGTCCGGCCGCCCGCGCGTCGGCGCGCCGGAGGGGCCGGGTTCGACGAAACGCCCGTCGAGACCGCGCATCAGCGCCGAAATCTCGGCCGGCCCGCAGGCGGCGATGGCCGGGCGGATGGTCGTGTCGATGGTGTCGAGGACAGCGCGCGTGGCCTGCCAGCCCTCCGGGCACGGCAAGGAGCCATCCACCAGTCCGGCGGCCAGAAGTTCGATGCGCTCCACCGTGTCGCCGTTGCTGCGCCAGGGGGCGTCGGACTGAGACGCGAGGATGTGCGGGCGCGGACCGGTCCATGGGTCGGAGGCGATGCAGTCGAGAGGGTCGAAGTCGGAGCCATCCAGCATATCCGCAGCAAGCGCCCGCTGAAGGCTCGCCTCTCCCCCTTCGCCAAGGCCGCGCGGGACGCGGGCCAGCGCCAGTGTCAGGTCGGTGAGCAGCCGTCCCTCCGGCGAGAGGCCGAAGACGTGCAGGCCATCGCGGATCTGCATTTCCTTGAGATCGCAGAGATACGCATCGAGCTTCTGCAGCGCCGCCTCCTCGCCATCGGACCGGGCGATGCCGGCGTCGCGGTCGAGGCCGATGTCGCGCACCAGATCGAGAATCTGCTTCGACAGCAGCCTGATGCGCCGGGGATCGCCGCCGGAGGCGTCGTAATATTCATCGACCAGCGCCTCGAGGTCCTTGAGCGGGCCGTAGGTCTCGGCGCGGGTCAGCGGCGGCGTCAGGTGATCGATGATGACGGCGGCGGAGCGCCGCTTGGCCTGCGTGCCCTCGCCGGGATCGTTGACAATGAAGGGATAGAGATGCGGCACCGGGCCGAGAACGGCTTCGGGATAGCAGGTTTCCGACAGCGCCAGCGCCTTGCCCGGCAGCCATTCGAGATTGCCGTGCTTGCCCATATGCACGATGGCGTGCGCGCCGTAGTCACGGCGCAGGAAGGCGTAGAAGGCGAGATAGCCGTGCGGCGGCACGAGGTCCGGCGAATGGTAGGTATCCTTCGGATCGATATTGTAGCCGCGCGCCGGCTGGATGCCGACCAGCGTCTCGCCGAAACGGGTAAGCGGCAGGGCGAAGACATCGCCGGCGACGAAGGGATCGTCTTCCGGATCGCCCCAGCGATCCGTCATTTCCTGCTGAATCGCCTTGGGAAGCGAGGCGAAGAAAGCCTTGTAATCGCTCAGCGAAAACGTCTCCCGGATCTCCCGTCCATCACGCGCGGCATTGGTCGGGCCGGCCATGAGATGGGCGATCAGCGCATCGCCGTCCCCGGGCAGATCGGAAACCGCATAGCCCTCCGCCGCCATGGCGCGCAGCACTTCCATCGTCCCGGCAGGCGTATCGAGGCCGACGCCGTTGCCGAGGCGGCCGTCGCGGTTCGGATAATTCGCCATGACGAGCGCGATGCGGCGCTCCTGCGGCTTCGCCCGCCGAAGCCGCGCCCAGCCGGCGGCGAGCTGCGCGGCGAAGCGGATGCGGTCCTCGACGGGATCGAGGCTGACGATGTTGGTCTCGACCCGCTCGTCATAGCGCGCGGCCGCCTTGAAGGAGACGGCGCGGGAGAGCACGCGGCCGTCGACCTCCGGCAGCGAGACGTTCATGCCGAGGTCGCGCGCCGTCAGCCCTTGCCCCGACGCCTCCCAGGCCTCGCGCGAGGAACCGGAGAAGATGACCTGCAGGACTGGCGCTCCCCTCTCGTCCAGCACCGTGGGCTTTCGGCCCGCACCCGGCGCGGAGACGGCGAAGCTGGTGGCGTTGAGCACGATTTCCGGGCGGATATCCGCGAAGGCGGCGCGGACCGTCTCGATGGAGACGGCCTCCTTGAGGCTGGAGACGAAGAGCGGTAGAGTACGGACGCCTTCCGCAGCCAGCGCCTCGATGAGCATCTCGACGGGACGTGTCTCGCCGCTCTGGACATAGGCGCGGTAGAAGCAGACCGCGGCCGTCGGGGGTTCGAATCCCTCCCCCGTGACCGCCTGCGCAGCCATGCTCCGCCATGCCGCAATATCCACGACGCCCTGCCCCGGCCACCAGATACCCGCCTTTTCCAGCGGCATCGCCGGTTCGGGTTTCCGCCCGCCGAAGACGAGCGCATCCGCATAGGCCAGGAAGCGATCCGCATTCTCCGCACCGCCCTCGTTGAGATAGGCCCAGAGATTCCGGCGGTCCGCATCCTCGATGCGGTTGAAGGGAACCAGCCCCTCGTCCGGCCGGTCGTCGCCGGGCAGCGCGACGAGCGTGATTCCATTGGCGACGGCCGTCGCCAGGAGAGCCTCCAGCACGTAGCGGAAATAGCTGGCGCCGCCGAGGGCGCGGATGACGATGAGTTTCGCATGCCGGGCCGTGCGCTCGATATAGGTATCGACCGACATGGGATGTGACAGCGTGGCGAGGCTGGCGAGGCGCAGGCGCGTCCCGCCGCCCCGCGCGCGATGGGCGGCGGCGACGGCGGCCAGTTCCGTATCGGCGGCGGAGAGGAAAAGGATGTCGCCCGGCGTCTGGCCGAGATCGATGGCCTCCCTGCCATCCGCGATGGTGCCCTTCTGGGCTAGCAGAAGGTGCATGATGCGCCTCCCGTCATATACCGCCGCCGCCCCATATCGAAATCACACCGCCGCGGCGATGGCCGCGCGCACGGCCGCCTCGTCCATGTCGTGCAGGCCGATGACGACGAGACGGGTGCCGCGGGTCTCGCCGGGCGCCCAAGCGCGTTCGAAATAGGTGTCGATCCGGCTGCCGACGGCCTGGACGAGCAGGCGCAGCGGCTTGCCGGGCACATCGGCGAAGCCCTTGAGGCGCAGCACGTCATGCGCGGCGATCACGTCCTTCAGGCGTTCGGTGAAGGCTGCGGGATCGGCGACCGGGCCAAGTTCGACGACGAAGCTTTCGAATTCGTCGTGATCGTGGTCATGCTCCTCGCCGCCCTCGTGCTCCAGTTCGTGGTGCGACTTGCGGTTGGCGATGTCGTCTTCCGTTCCGACGCCGAGACCGAGCAGCACGGCGGCGGCGACGTCGCCGTTCCGCGCCTCGATCATCGAGGGCTTGCGCGCGATGCGGGAGGCGACCTCCGCGCGCACGGCTTCGAGGCCGGCGGCGTCGATGAGGTCGGTCTTGTTGAGAACGATGAGGTCGGCGGCGGTGAGCTGGTCCTCGAAGAGTTCCTCCAGCGGGCTTTCATGGTCGAGATTCTCGTCCTCGGCGCGCAGCGCAGCCACCCTGTCGTGGTCGTCGGCGAAACGGCCGGCGGCAACGGCGGCGCTGTCCACCACGGTCACGACGCCGTCGACCGTCACCTGCGTCTTGATTTCCGGCCAGTTGAAGGCCGCGACAAGTGGCTGCGGCAAGGCAAGGCCGGACGTCTCGATGACGATATGGTCCGGGCGGTTCTCACGCTCCAGCAGCTTCGACATGGTGGGGATGAAGTCGTCGGCGACGGTGCAGCAGATGCAGCCGTTGGTCAGTTCGATGATGTCGTCCTCGGTGCAGGCCTCGGCTCCGCAGCCCTTCAGCACGTCGCCGTCGACGCCGAGGTCGCCGAATTCGTTGATGATGAGCGCGATGCGTTTTCCCCCGGCATTCTGCAGGAGGTTGCGGATCATCGTCGTCTTGCCCGCGCCGAGGAAGCCGGTGATGACGGTGGCGGGGATCTTCTGTTGCAGCATGGCTCAACCCTTCATTTTCAGCGGCAGTCCGACCGCGAGGAAATAGACTTCAGGAACGAGGGCGGCCACCTGCTGGTGCAGCCGCCCGGCATGGTCGCGGAAATCGCGCGCCATGCGGTTTTCCGGCACGATGCCGAGACCGACCTCGTTGGACACGAGGATCAGCCGGCCGGGCGCCGCCTTGATGGCATCGAGAAGGCCGGAGAATTCGGCGACCATATTGCGCTCCTCCAGCATCAGGTTCGTGACCCAGAGCGTCAGGCAATCGACCAGCACCGCGCGGTCGGCACGCGCCACCTCGGCTATGCGGGCGGCAAGCGCCAGCGGCTCCTCGTGGGTCACCCAGCCGTCGCCACGATCCTCCCGATGGCGGGCGATGCGCTCGCGCATCTCCTCGTCCCAGGCGCGGCCGGTGGCGATGTAATGGCGTGAAAGACCGCTTGCGGTGACGAGGCCCTCGGCGAAGGCGGATTTTCCGGAACGCGCGCCCCCCAGAACCAGGGCGGCTCCGGACGATGTCTCGGTCATGTCAGGCAGCCCTGGCGATCGCGCCGCTGACGAAACCCATGCGCCGGCCCGCCGACGGCAGACCGGTCATACCGGACGCGACACCGCCCTTTCGGCGGAAAACAGCCATGACAACCTCCGTGCTGGCAGTTGGGAGAACCCTCCCCGGTCGGGCGCTATTGCCCTCATTGGCTGGCAGGTCTCCTGGCTCGCAGCGTCGGGCGCGTCAGCGCCTGCGGGTTCCCCTCGCCTTCCCGGGTGGTCTGCATCGCGAAAGGCGGACGATTCGTAGAAAAAGAGGCGTCCGGCCCCGGCTTATCGCGATGCCACCCAGTGGCTTTTCCGGCCGGTGCCGCGTTTGCGGTCCCAGGGCACCATTGCCCCGGCTCCGCGCCCGTTCCTCCGCCGGACAGGGTTCCCTCGCCACTCTACAGTCGCGGGGTCGGCCGTGATTGCGGCGTCCGGTCAGGCTGCCGCGTCACATTCCCATTTGCTCCCCGACCCGTCACCGGGTTCGGGAACCATCCAATGTCCGGATGATTATGCTTCCGCCCGGCGCAAGTCAATCGACCGCCACCGGCGCGCGCAGCCTCAATAGCGGGGAATGATCACCACGCCGCCGCCATCGTCGTAGTAGCCGTCATCGCGATAGTACGGGCCGTCGTAATACCCGTCGACCGGGCCTTCGAGCACGTCGTATTCGCGCCGGTCGCGCTGGTAGCGGCGCTGCTGGCGATATTGCCGGGTCTCGGCATATTGCGCGGCCTCGCGCAGCGCGCGGAACTGCTGGCGCGAGAGGTAGCCGTCGGCGCGGTAGCCGGACGAGCGCTGCCAGGCGGCGATGGCCGAGCGGGAGCGCGGGCCGAAGACGCCATCGGCGCCGTTGGTGCCGTAGCCGAGCGCGTTCAGCCAGCGCTGCGCCTGGACGCGGGTATTGCGCCCAAGATAGGCCTCGCGCGGGTCGACGACCGGCTCCTTGGCGACCTTGCGCTCGGTCTGCGCCTCCGCCGCATCCAGCGGGCCGGCGGCCTTGGCCAGGCCGACAAGACGCTCACGGGCATCGGCGACGAAGCGGCCATTCGGATATTCGGCGATATAGCCGCGGAAGGCCTTTTCCGAGCCTTCGAGAACGGCCTTCTGGAAGGTCTCCTCCTCGCGCCTTGCCGCTTCCGCCTTGTCGGCGGCGGCGTTGCCGGCGCCCTGCGCCGCGCTCGTGGCGGCGGCTGCACCCTCTTCCGCCTGCTTGCGCGCGGCAGCTGCTTCCGCCGCCCGCTTTTCGGCTTCCTTCGCAAGGCGCGCGGCCTCCGCAGCCTTTGCCTCGGCATCAGCGGCAGCCTTGGCGGCCTCGGCTTTCAGCCGCTCCAGTTCGGCCGCCTTCTCTTCGGCGAGCTTACGGGCGGCGGCGGCTTCCTGCTCGATCCGCGCCTTTTCGGCAGCGGCGGCCTTTTCCGCCTCGATGCGCTTCGCCTCGGCCTCGCGGCGGGCATTGGCCTCCTGTTCGGCCCGAGCCTTTTCCGCAGCGGCGGCTTCCTCCGCCTTCTTGCGGTCGGCCTCGGCCTTGAGCCGCGCGGCCTCTTCCGCCTTCGCCTTGTCGGCGGCGGCCGCAGCCTCCGCCTTCAGGCGCGCAGCCTCGGCAGCCTGTTCCTCGGCCTGCTTGCGGGCGGCCGCTTCCTTCTTTTCGGTTTCGGCCTTGAGGCGGGCGGCCTCCTCGGCGCGGGCCTTCTCCGCCGCGGCAGCCTCGGCCTTCGCCTTCGCTTCCGCCGCCGCTTTCTCCTCGGCGAGCTTTTGCGCGGCGGCCGCTTCCTCCGCCTTCAGGCGCGCGGCTTGCGCATCGGCCTTCGCCTTCTCGGCCTCGGCGGCCTTGCGGGCATCCTCTTCGGCCTTCTTGGCCTCGGCAGCCTTGCGCGCGGCCTCTTCTGCCTTGGCTTTCTCCGCCTCGGCAGCCTTTTGCGCCTCTTCCGCCTTCTTCGCCTCGGCGGCCTTCCGCGTCTCTTCTTTCGCCTTTGCGGCAGCCGCGGCCTCCTCGGCCTTTGCCTTGGCGGCGGCGTCATCGGACGCGGTCGCCGCCGGCTTCGCCTTGGCCGAGGCTTGCAATTCAGCGATGCGCAGGCGCGCCATGGAGGCAAAGGTGCCGTTCGGATATTGCTTCAGGTAGCCTTCATACTGCGCGAGGTCGCTGCCGGAAGAAACCTTCTGCCAGAGGGCGAACTCCTCCTCCCAGCGCTTTCCGGCGCTGGAAGCCTCATTGGCCGTCTGGGCGGAGGCGACCGCCGGAAGACCGGCGAGCGACAATCCGACCAGACCGGCCAGAACGGAGCGTGCGAGAGGTCGAGACCGCATGTACTTCACCCTTTTCGGATCGCGCGCGGGCGCAGCAAGCGCCCACCGGCCAAACGTGTTTTCGTCACTCCTCGCACCGAATTCTGGCGCAACTTTGGTGCGCCGTATCGTTGCGAAGCAACCTGATGGCTGTACGTTCGAGACGGCCCGTTTAATCAGGCGCGTCCAAAAGATCGTCCAGCCAGCGGCGGTCCAGAACCGCCTCCAGTTCCGCCGCAACGCCGTCGAGCGCGGCATCCACGCCGGCGCGGTAGTCGAAACCGCCACCTTCGATACCGAAATCCGCAAGAAGCCTCGCCCGATAGGCATCGCTCGAAAGCAGGCCGTGCAGATAGGT
This DNA window, taken from Shinella zoogloeoides, encodes the following:
- a CDS encoding peptidoglycan-binding domain-containing protein, with translation MRSRPLARSVLAGLVGLSLAGLPAVASAQTANEASSAGKRWEEEFALWQKVSSGSDLAQYEGYLKQYPNGTFASMARLRIAELQASAKAKPAATASDDAAAKAKAEEAAAAAKAKEETRKAAEAKKAEEAQKAAEAEKAKAEEAARKAAEAKKAEEDARKAAEAEKAKADAQAARLKAEEAAAAQKLAEEKAAAEAKAKAEAAAAEKARAEEAARLKAETEKKEAAARKQAEEQAAEAARLKAEAAAAADKAKAEEAARLKAEADRKKAEEAAAAEKARAEQEANARREAEAKRIEAEKAAAAEKARIEQEAAAARKLAEEKAAELERLKAEAAKAAADAEAKAAEAARLAKEAEKRAAEAAAARKQAEEGAAAATSAAQGAGNAAADKAEAARREEETFQKAVLEGSEKAFRGYIAEYPNGRFVADARERLVGLAKAAGPLDAAEAQTERKVAKEPVVDPREAYLGRNTRVQAQRWLNALGYGTNGADGVFGPRSRSAIAAWQRSSGYRADGYLSRQQFRALREAAQYAETRQYRQQRRYQRDRREYDVLEGPVDGYYDGPYYRDDGYYDDGGGVVIIPRY
- the cobO gene encoding cob(I)yrinic acid a,c-diamide adenosyltransferase → MSDNHDETAGMSEAELARHSEKMAKKKQAREKIMATKTDEKGLVIVHTGKGKGKSTAGFGMIFRHIAHKKPCAVVQFIKGAMVTGERDLIEAHFSDLCQFFTLGEGFTWETQDRARDVAMAQKAWEKAKDLIRDERNSMVLLDEINIALRYDYIDVNEVIDFLKTEKPYMTHVVLTGRNAKEELIEIADLATEMELLKHPFRSGIKAQQGVEY
- the cobW gene encoding cobalamin biosynthesis protein CobW; protein product: MLQQKIPATVITGFLGAGKTTMIRNLLQNAGGKRIALIINEFGDLGVDGDVLKGCGAEACTEDDIIELTNGCICCTVADDFIPTMSKLLERENRPDHIVIETSGLALPQPLVAAFNWPEIKTQVTVDGVVTVVDSAAVAAGRFADDHDRVAALRAEDENLDHESPLEELFEDQLTAADLIVLNKTDLIDAAGLEAVRAEVASRIARKPSMIEARNGDVAAAVLLGLGVGTEDDIANRKSHHELEHEGGEEHDHDHDEFESFVVELGPVADPAAFTERLKDVIAAHDVLRLKGFADVPGKPLRLLVQAVGSRIDTYFERAWAPGETRGTRLVVIGLHDMDEAAVRAAIAAAV
- a CDS encoding TSUP family transporter, whose amino-acid sequence is MADIALHILVFLFIAAFIAGFIDSIAGGGGMITIPAMLLAGIPPLHTLGTNKLQSLFGAGSATIAYARAGHVQLREQLPMAALSALGGALGALLATVVPGDVLKTFMPFLLVAIAVYFGLKPNIGDVDRHRRMSVFLFTFTIVPLIGFYDGVFGPGTGSFFMLAFVTLAGFGVLKATAHTKLLNFGSNVGAFAVFVSYGVVLWKVGLVMGAGQFLGAQAGSRVAMKAGVKIIKPLLVFTSIALAIRLMADPSHPIRVWLGW
- the cobU gene encoding bifunctional adenosylcobinamide kinase/adenosylcobinamide-phosphate guanylyltransferase, coding for MTETSSGAALVLGGARSGKSAFAEGLVTASGLSRHYIATGRAWDEEMRERIARHREDRGDGWVTHEEPLALAARIAEVARADRAVLVDCLTLWVTNLMLEERNMVAEFSGLLDAIKAAPGRLILVSNEVGLGIVPENRMARDFRDHAGRLHQQVAALVPEVYFLAVGLPLKMKG
- the cobN gene encoding cobaltochelatase subunit CobN translates to MHLLLAQKGTIADGREAIDLGQTPGDILFLSAADTELAAVAAAHRARGGGTRLRLASLATLSHPMSVDTYIERTARHAKLIVIRALGGASYFRYVLEALLATAVANGITLVALPGDDRPDEGLVPFNRIEDADRRNLWAYLNEGGAENADRFLAYADALVFGGRKPEPAMPLEKAGIWWPGQGVVDIAAWRSMAAQAVTGEGFEPPTAAVCFYRAYVQSGETRPVEMLIEALAAEGVRTLPLFVSSLKEAVSIETVRAAFADIRPEIVLNATSFAVSAPGAGRKPTVLDERGAPVLQVIFSGSSREAWEASGQGLTARDLGMNVSLPEVDGRVLSRAVSFKAAARYDERVETNIVSLDPVEDRIRFAAQLAAGWARLRRAKPQERRIALVMANYPNRDGRLGNGVGLDTPAGTMEVLRAMAAEGYAVSDLPGDGDALIAHLMAGPTNAARDGREIRETFSLSDYKAFFASLPKAIQQEMTDRWGDPEDDPFVAGDVFALPLTRFGETLVGIQPARGYNIDPKDTYHSPDLVPPHGYLAFYAFLRRDYGAHAIVHMGKHGNLEWLPGKALALSETCYPEAVLGPVPHLYPFIVNDPGEGTQAKRRSAAVIIDHLTPPLTRAETYGPLKDLEALVDEYYDASGGDPRRIRLLSKQILDLVRDIGLDRDAGIARSDGEEAALQKLDAYLCDLKEMQIRDGLHVFGLSPEGRLLTDLTLALARVPRGLGEGGEASLQRALAADMLDGSDFDPLDCIASDPWTGPRPHILASQSDAPWRSNGDTVERIELLAAGLVDGSLPCPEGWQATRAVLDTIDTTIRPAIAACGPAEISALMRGLDGRFVEPGPSGAPTRGRPDVLPTGRNFYSVDSRAVPTPAAWELGRKSAELIVTRYAQDHGEWPTSFGITAWGTSNMRTGGDDIAQAMALIGVKPTWDMASRRVTGFEIIPPAMLRHPRVDVTLRISGFFRDAFPEQIALFDRAVRAVGALDEDDADNPIAARMRAEAAALAAQGVSRDEAAKEAGFRIFGAKSGGYGAGLQTMMDEGLWSTRDDFAKAWLAWGAHAYDADGEGVPMRERLEARMRSLQAVIQNQDSREHDLLDSDEYYQFEGGMAAAAEHLSGRQPVIYHNDLSRPEKPVVRTLEDEIGRVVRARVVNPKWIDGVMRHGYKGAFEIAATVDFMFAFAATTGAVKDHHFEAAYQAYVLDERVREFLAGKNSAALAEMAARFAEAIDRGLWTPRSNSARFELDMLGARRAS